A genome region from Leifsonia sp. Root112D2 includes the following:
- a CDS encoding LuxR C-terminal-related transcriptional regulator, which yields MQSTGGVGDPVRAQSPAAADRDGVISHWSRALPRPPENVIRRDRLHAVIDKNRALTVVQGPAGFGKTTLVAEWANARDEHSDVTVWMDATHSDPRTFWSDVATAFAESGILLESSADSPYLAILASVHARSSELTLVIDRFDTVADRQIQDSLHELIMRRRWLRVITCVRRGDIFTSVLWSDLSVSTIRAHDLAFTADETAQLTRELGVELDNDDIRSLHNAGQGWPEPTRALALELGRPAQRVTDIETAAGRVAREYLQRRLLPEFENDEQLDFILATAVPESVTEEIAAMLTGDAQSGRHLRHLETEGVLTANRDDDEIVYRWPSAARAALCEEFSRRKPQRATELNSRLAAWYFTRQSFVSAIKHAMVANDVELAVQIIERGWPELLKLHVPELDAALTAIPLELIAAYPQAAAIRDIRLHLAAQGDDFLLSLPDPLPNDPQHLESLARSDRSLQAMNTATAMMIALRVRGRVAKAAHYGNMVEQIGRVGRFHQPDTMASFVPNAFLQLGITRGFADDLPGAIQILRVAYELAPSSESEHVLVDSAGKLALFSALRGNTAQTMFWLDRHDRPYRKSDWMARWVSLGGAIARTLAAIEGLDQAAATDAIPHMKLASREEQNWSPFVTFAGSRHALHWGDRLGALALLREERAHHRAWLRKGSTMRPLLDAAEAELLIALGLANQAEHLLTNAPRHSALDAPRARFALLTGQPERALRRATAGLARAGAHPSQAELLLISASAENRMGNTTAARESFRGAFDNARATGSLRSLSTMPSDERSALAAGVSGISELLRQIETTPNPFPSELRLIELTEREQLILERIAKGMSVQAVAEDLFVSRNTVKTQMRSLYQKLDVSSRDEAVARAHEYGLFGAPAHRDDD from the coding sequence ATGCAGTCAACAGGGGGTGTGGGCGATCCCGTGCGCGCTCAAAGCCCCGCCGCCGCCGACCGGGATGGTGTCATTTCTCACTGGAGCCGGGCGCTTCCTCGGCCACCCGAGAACGTCATCCGACGTGACCGGCTGCATGCAGTTATCGACAAAAACCGCGCGCTCACGGTTGTGCAGGGTCCTGCAGGATTCGGCAAGACCACACTTGTCGCCGAATGGGCGAACGCCCGCGATGAGCACAGCGACGTTACCGTCTGGATGGATGCGACGCACTCAGATCCGCGCACCTTCTGGTCGGATGTGGCGACCGCATTCGCCGAAAGCGGCATCCTGCTCGAGAGCTCGGCTGACTCCCCGTACCTCGCAATTCTCGCGTCCGTCCACGCCCGGTCGTCCGAGCTGACGCTCGTCATCGATCGCTTCGACACGGTCGCCGATCGGCAGATCCAAGACAGCCTGCACGAGCTGATCATGCGCCGCCGTTGGCTGAGGGTCATTACGTGCGTTCGACGCGGTGACATCTTCACATCGGTGCTCTGGTCCGACCTCAGCGTCAGCACCATTCGCGCACACGACCTGGCCTTCACCGCCGATGAGACGGCCCAGCTGACACGCGAGCTGGGAGTAGAACTCGACAACGACGACATCCGTTCATTGCACAATGCGGGTCAAGGCTGGCCGGAGCCGACCCGGGCGCTCGCATTGGAACTGGGCCGTCCTGCGCAGCGAGTCACTGATATTGAGACAGCCGCCGGGCGTGTTGCACGCGAGTATCTGCAGCGCCGCTTGCTGCCGGAGTTTGAGAACGATGAACAGTTGGACTTCATTCTCGCGACAGCGGTGCCCGAGTCGGTGACCGAGGAGATCGCGGCGATGCTGACCGGAGACGCCCAGTCCGGACGCCACCTCAGGCATCTCGAAACCGAAGGGGTGCTCACTGCGAACAGGGACGACGATGAGATCGTCTATCGTTGGCCTTCCGCTGCGAGGGCGGCCCTCTGCGAAGAATTCAGCCGGCGAAAACCGCAGCGTGCGACGGAGCTCAACTCCCGGCTTGCGGCGTGGTATTTCACCCGCCAGTCATTCGTATCGGCGATCAAACACGCCATGGTGGCAAACGATGTGGAACTCGCGGTACAGATCATCGAGCGCGGTTGGCCGGAACTGCTCAAACTGCACGTACCGGAACTCGATGCGGCATTGACTGCGATTCCCTTGGAACTCATTGCCGCTTACCCGCAGGCGGCCGCCATACGCGACATCCGATTGCACCTGGCTGCGCAGGGAGACGATTTCTTGCTCTCGCTGCCCGATCCGCTGCCGAACGACCCTCAGCACCTCGAGTCGCTGGCCCGGTCGGATCGTTCTCTTCAGGCCATGAACACTGCGACGGCGATGATGATTGCCCTGCGCGTGCGCGGCAGGGTCGCGAAAGCCGCCCACTACGGGAACATGGTCGAGCAGATCGGACGCGTCGGGCGGTTCCATCAGCCAGACACCATGGCTTCCTTCGTGCCGAACGCCTTCTTGCAGCTCGGGATCACCCGGGGCTTCGCCGACGACCTTCCCGGTGCGATACAGATTCTCCGAGTCGCCTACGAGCTCGCTCCGAGCTCCGAGTCAGAGCACGTTCTGGTCGACTCGGCCGGCAAATTGGCGCTCTTCTCTGCGCTGCGCGGCAACACCGCACAGACGATGTTCTGGCTCGATCGCCACGATCGCCCCTATCGGAAGAGCGACTGGATGGCGCGGTGGGTCTCGCTCGGCGGCGCAATCGCGAGAACCCTCGCGGCGATCGAGGGGCTCGATCAGGCCGCAGCGACGGATGCGATACCCCACATGAAGCTTGCGAGCCGTGAAGAACAGAATTGGAGCCCCTTCGTCACATTCGCCGGTTCGCGACATGCACTGCATTGGGGGGATCGACTCGGCGCACTTGCCCTGCTGCGCGAGGAGAGAGCGCACCATCGCGCCTGGCTGCGCAAGGGGTCCACCATGCGGCCCCTGCTCGACGCCGCCGAGGCGGAGCTGCTCATCGCCCTGGGCCTGGCCAATCAGGCCGAACATTTGTTGACGAATGCACCACGCCACAGCGCCCTCGACGCGCCACGAGCCCGATTCGCGCTGCTCACCGGGCAGCCCGAACGCGCGCTTCGCAGAGCGACCGCCGGTCTGGCTCGCGCAGGCGCGCACCCGTCGCAGGCGGAGCTGCTGCTGATATCCGCCAGCGCCGAGAACCGAATGGGCAATACGACAGCGGCCCGTGAATCGTTTCGCGGTGCGTTCGACAACGCGCGAGCCACTGGCTCACTGCGCTCGCTCTCGACCATGCCGTCTGACGAGCGCTCCGCTCTTGCGGCAGGGGTGAGCGGAATCTCCGAGCTGCTCCGTCAGATCGAAACGACACCGAACCCGTTCCCGTCCGAGTTGCGGCTGATTGAACTCACCGAACGTGAACAACTGATTCTCGAACGCATCGCGAAGGGAATGAGCGTGCAGGCCGTTGCCGAAGACCTCTTCGTCTCACGCAACACCGTCAAAACCCAGATGCGCAGCCTCTACCAGAAGCTCGACGTGAGTTCGCGCGATGAGGCTGTTGCGCGTGCGCACGAATATGGCCTTTTCGGCGCTCCAGCTCACCGAGACGACGACTGA